One genomic window of Hyperolius riggenbachi isolate aHypRig1 chromosome 7, aHypRig1.pri, whole genome shotgun sequence includes the following:
- the PRR35 gene encoding proline-rich protein 35, with protein MSKEEEIACKLNSSCKHKERKPKKPHYIPRPWGKPYNYKCFQCPFTCMEKSHLYNHMKYSLCKNSLSLLIESDWPYKKNNFLVPEVNLHHEAHIDKQDACDSSDFSAKLRQTGEKSSSDAPKFIEEDDDDERLEDEEEEESLSEARKEKSKSLPTLQVNMSKNEANVNDVTEQKSKKVTSSKEGEPEFIITNVFSLGGHCEKDREEQRFAKVSRKSSNSLGSSRLDQWKLLTNTLKKTSVDTPVGCIGANTIPCYPPPTYADYQEHQGLSFLGLNYPKNSNLFSYLNPTMTSSAAQLPFLTSTAQLMHPAHFSHFQALQNTERSSFLPQFYYPLLFEHTLGTSDSKTAGKPVNQSQPANTPLVATPKAKTPVEPLKTSLIKTPETNSLLSWGPGEKLQKPTVAQKSTQESESKWVPQTVRELIQQHKEILGVYGVQGSRINENATLKGATDGYLWGKASPTRCFKRKTWLDGESPDVITDQTTTSLEGERTLHSSSCSPITSPDHWCEKSPILEAIASKRRRDSNPTPENTEPAVADASLLIGDLSRTLEEYGRVERKLACLTSDDGGRQKTLSEQLGKIRLELLHIHHALEKASSPHEGPLDLSLKRTEDVSKEDPQKVPLSVDHRTPPSPECSPKQVVKVELLPPELATCYVRPTKCEADSSVLLCPDGRVGSAGVMPPQLPVQEEGVGVGVGFSRGRLQMENV; from the exons atgtctaaggaaGAAGAGATTGCCTGCAAGTTAAACTCTAGTTGTAAGCACAAAGAGCGCAAACCCAAAAAACCTCATTACATCCCTCGACCATGGGGGAAGCCATACAACTATAAATGCTTTCAGTGTCCCTTCACCTGCATGGAGAAGTCTCACCTCTACAACCACATGAAGTACAGCCTGTGTAAAAACTCTCTGTCCCTCCTTATAGAGTCTGATTGGCCTTACAAGAAGAACAACTTCCTCGTCCCAGAGGTCAACTTGCATCATGAAGCACATATAGACAAACAAGATGCTTGTGATTCTTCAGACTTCAGTGCAAAACTGAGACAAACCGGGGAAAAGTCATCTTCAGATGCTCCAAAATTcatagaagaagatgatgatgatgagaggctagaagatgaagaggaagaggaatCACTGAGTGAAGCTCGAAAGGAGAAAAGCAAAAGTCTACCTACTCTACAGGTCAACATGAGCAAAAATGAAGCCAATGTTAATGATGTGACAGAGCAAAAAAGCAAGAAGGTCACGTCAAGTAAAGAAGGTGAGCCAGAGTTCATCATCACAAATGTCTTCTCTTTGGGAGGACACTGCGAAAAGGACAGAGAGGAACAAAGATTTGCAAAAGTATCCAGGAAATCTTCCAACAGCCTAGGAAGCTCTCGGCTAGATCAGTGGAAACTGTTGACCAACACActtaaaaaaacttcagttgacaCACCAGTAGGATGCATTGGAGCTAATACTATTCCTTGCTACCCACCTCCAACATACGCCGATTATCAAGAACATCAGGGTCTCTCGTTTCTGGGCCTCAACTACCCAAAAAATAGCAACCTCTTCTCATACCTAAACCCAaccatgacaagcagtgcagcacagctaccCTTCTTGACATCCACAGCCCAGCTAATGCACCCTGCACATTTTTCCCATTTCCAAGCATTACAGAATACTGAAaggtcctccttcctcccccagtTCTACTACCCATTGCTCTTTGAACATACTTTAGGTACATCTGACAGCAAAACTGCAGGAAAACCAGTCAACCAAAGTCAACCAGCTAACACGCCATTAGTTGCTACTCCAAAGGCAAAGACACCTGTGGAACCTCTGAAGACCTCCTTAATCAAGACCCCAGAAACTAATAGCCTACTCTCATGGGGGCCAGGTGAAAAACTTCAAAAACCAACGGTAGCCCAAAAGTCAACACAAGAAAGTGAATCAAAATGGGTACCTCAAACAGTAAGGGAACTCATCCAACAGCACAAAGAGATTCTGGGAGTTTATGGGGTCCAAGGCTCCAGAATAAATGAGAATGCTACTCTTAAAGGGGCAACAGATGGGTATCTTTGGGGAAAGGCAAGCCCTACAAGATGCTTCAAGAGAAAGACATGGTTAGATGGAGAGAGCCCAGATGTTATAACAGACCAGACAACAACATCCCTGGAAGGAGAAAGAACACTCCATAGCAG CTCCTGCTCGCCCATCACCTCTCCTGATCATTGGTGTGAGAAAAGTCCAATTCTAGAAGCCATTGCCAGCAAGAGGAGGCGAGATTCTAACCCCACTCCAGAAAATACAGAACCTGCAGTGGCGGATGCCTCTCTGCTCATTGGAGACCTCTCGAGAACCTTGGAAGAATACGGGAGGGTAGAGAGGAAGCTAGCCTGCCTGACCTCTGATGATGGTGGGAGACAGAAAACTTTGTCAGAACAACTTGGCAAGATCAGACTGGAGCTGCTGCACATCCACCATGCCCTGGAGAAGGCATCCAGTCCACATGAAGGTCCATTAGATCTTTCTCTCAAAAGGACTGAAGATGTCAGCAAAGAAGATCCACAAAAAGTTCCACTAAGTGTAGACCATCGCACACCTCCTTCTCCTGAGTGCTCCCCAAAGCAAGTAGTCAAGGTGGAACTTTTGCCACCGGAGTTGGCAACCTGTTATGTCCGCCCCACCAAGTGTGAAGCTGACTCTAGCGTCTTGCTGTGCCCCGATGGCAGAGTTGGTAGTGCTGGGGTCATGCCACCTCAacttcctgtacaggaagaggGGGTTGGAGTGGGTGTGGGATTCAGTAGGGGGCGTTTGCAAATGGAAAATGTTTAA